In Pedobacter sp. WC2423, the following are encoded in one genomic region:
- a CDS encoding DUF4249 domain-containing protein: protein MMMYSNRNRKIKLAAGLLTGIVVLSLLTACEKAIDLNLDNVKPVIVIDGGVNDLNEVQVVRISTTYSFTEANKFNGFAGAKVVLTGSDGTTVNYTEKTTGIYNSPKFKGKPGTTYQLTVNAQGKTYTASSTMPQKVILNLLTFKALTVADKTRKYVAVIYDDPPGVENWYHAIVRFKGKVKFDVATDDRFNDGNKVNDVIFYDLSKDMIPGDTVAVEFQCVDKAVHRYFFSLGQNLSEIQPVSPANPPSNFDHNALGVFSAYTTSSRKALFR, encoded by the coding sequence ATGATGATGTATTCAAACCGAAACAGAAAAATTAAGCTGGCAGCAGGCTTACTGACTGGAATAGTTGTATTGAGTTTATTGACCGCTTGTGAGAAAGCAATTGACCTGAATCTGGATAATGTGAAACCGGTTATTGTGATTGACGGTGGTGTAAATGACCTCAATGAAGTTCAGGTGGTCCGGATTTCCACCACCTATTCTTTTACAGAAGCGAATAAATTTAATGGATTCGCAGGTGCGAAAGTTGTGCTGACCGGAAGCGATGGTACAACCGTTAATTATACGGAGAAAACAACTGGTATTTATAACAGTCCGAAATTTAAAGGAAAACCCGGAACTACTTATCAACTCACTGTCAATGCACAGGGAAAAACCTATACTGCCAGCTCAACGATGCCGCAAAAAGTAATTTTGAATCTGCTGACTTTTAAAGCGCTCACTGTGGCTGATAAAACCAGGAAATACGTTGCTGTTATTTATGATGATCCGCCCGGTGTTGAGAATTGGTACCATGCTATTGTCCGGTTCAAAGGGAAAGTGAAATTCGATGTCGCCACTGACGATCGGTTTAATGATGGTAATAAAGTCAATGACGTGATCTTTTATGATCTCAGTAAGGATATGATTCCTGGTGATACCGTTGCTGTGGAATTTCAATGCGTTGATAAAGCAGTTCACAGGTATTTTTTTAGTTTGGGGCAGAACTTATCCGAAATCCAGCCTGTTTCGCCTGCTAACCCACCATCGAATTTTGATCACAATGCGCTGGGTGTATTTAGTGCTTATACGACAAGTTCACGTAAGGCACTTTTCAGATAA
- a CDS encoding glycosyl hydrolase family 18 protein produces MKTKKHLRSVLMPALLLLCMVSCKKQEADSAIPDNQMNANNTSVNAVSAANFKVIGYVPSWAGEVNQIQYSKLTHINYAFILPTASGGFQPLENPSKLQSLVAAAHTNNVKVLVSVGGWNNGDDSAFEAFASSAAGRTTFTNNVVNLVNQYNLDGIDIDWEYPDAGNSGNNYTALMQQLSTAMHNKGKLLTAAVVSYNGPGVQNAVFAAVDFLNIMAYDEGGANHSTSALAVQSLNYWIGRGLPASKANLGLPFYGRSANEYVDYKTILSRGGSANSDSYAGIGYNGIPTIKSKTNLAFDQAGGVMIWELSQDATGANSLLSAINQVVVSRAGNPGGSVPIGSTVTLKGINGRYVSGEDGATAMTCNRTAASPVETFTVVDAGGGKISLRSKGKYVSSENGTQAITCSRTTAGDWEKFDWVTNADGTVSFRGNNGKYISSENGTQAMTCNRAAISGWEAFGINK; encoded by the coding sequence ATGAAAACAAAAAAACATTTAAGATCAGTGTTAATGCCGGCACTATTACTATTATGCATGGTGTCCTGTAAAAAGCAAGAGGCAGATTCTGCAATTCCTGACAACCAGATGAATGCAAACAATACTTCAGTAAATGCCGTTTCTGCGGCTAACTTTAAAGTAATTGGCTATGTACCTTCATGGGCCGGCGAAGTTAATCAAATCCAGTACAGTAAGTTAACACATATCAATTATGCTTTTATTCTGCCTACTGCTTCTGGTGGTTTCCAACCTCTAGAAAACCCTTCAAAACTTCAAAGCCTGGTCGCTGCCGCCCATACGAACAATGTCAAAGTATTAGTATCTGTTGGCGGATGGAATAATGGAGATGACAGCGCATTTGAAGCTTTCGCATCCAGCGCAGCTGGTCGTACAACGTTCACTAACAACGTAGTTAATTTAGTGAATCAGTATAACCTGGACGGTATTGATATTGATTGGGAATATCCTGATGCAGGAAATTCTGGCAATAACTATACCGCTTTAATGCAGCAGTTAAGCACTGCAATGCACAACAAAGGAAAATTATTAACTGCTGCCGTAGTTTCTTACAATGGCCCCGGTGTTCAAAATGCAGTATTTGCTGCGGTAGATTTCTTAAATATTATGGCTTATGATGAAGGTGGAGCTAACCACTCTACTTCTGCACTTGCTGTTCAGTCGTTAAACTACTGGATAGGCAGAGGACTTCCTGCAAGCAAAGCTAATTTAGGGCTTCCATTTTATGGCCGTTCTGCAAATGAATATGTGGATTATAAAACTATCTTATCAAGAGGCGGAAGTGCAAATTCAGACTCTTATGCAGGAATCGGATATAATGGCATCCCTACGATTAAAAGCAAAACCAATCTTGCTTTCGATCAGGCTGGCGGTGTGATGATCTGGGAATTATCGCAGGATGCGACTGGTGCAAATTCACTGTTATCAGCAATTAACCAGGTCGTAGTTTCCAGAGCAGGCAACCCGGGCGGATCTGTTCCAATCGGAAGTACAGTAACCTTAAAAGGAATTAATGGCCGCTATGTAAGTGGCGAAGATGGCGCTACAGCAATGACTTGTAACCGCACTGCAGCATCACCTGTAGAGACTTTCACAGTAGTGGATGCCGGAGGTGGTAAAATTTCGTTAAGAAGCAAAGGCAAATATGTTTCGTCTGAAAACGGAACCCAGGCTATCACTTGCAGCCGCACCACTGCTGGTGACTGGGAAAAGTTTGACTGGGTAACGAATGCGGACGGAACAGTATCTTTCAGAGGAAATAATGGAAAATACATTTCAAGCGAGAACGGTACACAGGCGATGACCTGTAATCGTGCAGCGATTTCGGGATGGGAAGCTTTTGGTATCAATAAATAA
- a CDS encoding protease, with protein MKTIIPLLSAAVMILSSCSNQTSTSSARKIKEDAATNKAWKRPVGQKIYAAMQIENSIKIGDSVKLKFTVYNPTDSVQQFCKWHTPFEPLISKYLDVKEVNGEEVNYQGAMAKRMMPPPASSYQKVNPGDSLSIAIDLLKGYAVKKPGKYVITYNGEGMSGLSVKDSVVFNYVKP; from the coding sequence ATGAAAACGATTATTCCATTATTATCTGCCGCAGTGATGATACTTTCATCCTGCAGCAATCAAACATCAACCTCTTCAGCCAGGAAGATCAAAGAAGATGCTGCGACCAACAAGGCGTGGAAAAGACCAGTTGGTCAAAAGATTTATGCCGCAATGCAAATTGAAAACAGCATTAAAATTGGTGATTCTGTGAAGCTGAAATTTACTGTTTATAACCCAACAGACAGTGTACAGCAGTTTTGTAAATGGCATACCCCATTTGAGCCTTTAATCAGCAAGTATCTTGATGTTAAAGAAGTCAATGGCGAAGAAGTAAATTACCAGGGCGCAATGGCTAAAAGAATGATGCCGCCACCAGCCAGCAGTTATCAGAAAGTAAATCCTGGAGACAGTCTTTCTATTGCAATTGACCTGCTGAAAGGCTATGCTGTCAAAAAACCAGGAAAGTATGTGATTACCTATAACGGAGAAGGAATGAGCGGCCTTTCGGTTAAAGACAGTGTGGTTTTTAATTACGTTAAACCCTAG